The window TCAGGGAGTcgtcccccccaaaaaaatcattttttcccactttttccCTGCCCTTTTTGACTTAAAAGCAGCGATGAGGAGCGATGCACGCGCAGCGACCCCCGCCATGCAGTTTTGCATCTGGGCGGGGGTGTTTGGCTGCACCGGAGCATCCAGCGGGGTTGGGGGTGGGATGCaaaattccccccccccgcccgcaaTTTTTAGGGCAATGCACGCGTCTTTGCAAAGCGTTGCATCGGCCTGGGTGCAGGAGGGCTCTCACCCCCGATGcattttttttgggggggtgatGCATGCATCGTTGCAGAGAGTTGCGTCGACCTGGCTTGCAGCAGCGCTCCCACCCTCCACCGTGCACATTTTGGGGCGATGCATGCATTTTTGCAAAGCATTGCATCGACCCCGGCCACGGGAgggcttccccccccgcccATGCATTTTTTAGGCTGATGCACGCATTTTCACAAAGGGTTGCATCAACCCGGGCGCAGGAGGGCTCCCACCCACCATGCAATTTTGGGGGTGATACACGCATCTTTGCGAAGGGCTGAATCAACCCGGCTGCAGGAGAGCTCCCACCATCGATGCAGGTTTTGGGGCAAAGCATGCATTTTTGCAAAGGGTTGCATCGacccagctgcaggagagctccCGCCCTCCCATGCACATTCTGGGGGGCGATGCATCGTGCATTTTTGCAGAGCATTGCAGCAACCCAGCAACAGGAGGTCTCCCACCTCCCAGGCATTTTTGGGGACGATGCAGGCATTTTTGCAGAGGGTTGATTGCATCAACCCAGCGGCAGGAGCACTCCCACCCCTCAGGCACCTTTTGGGGGGCGAGGCATGCATTTTTGCAAAGGGTTGCATCaacccagctgcaggagggccCCCACCCCTCATGCAGCTTTTGGAGGGCGATGCGCGCGTCTTTGCAAAGGGTTGCGCTGACCCGCCTCCCACGCCTGACGCACTTTTTGGGATGACGCACGCAATTTTGCAAAGCGTTGCATTGACCCGGCTGCAAGAGCGCTCCCAGCCCCGACGCAATTTTGGGGGTGATGCACGCATCTTTGCAAAGCCTTGCATTGACCCGGCTGCAAGGGCGCTCCCACCCCCATGCGCTTTTTGGGGCGACGCATGCGTCTTTGCGAAGGGTTATGCAAACAGCCTGCTTACATCATGGTTGGGCATCCCAGCACCGGTGATGCATTTTGGGGGTGCTCAGCACAGCTCCGGGAGGGGGTTCCCCATTTTTCTCCGGGCTCAGAGGACCGGGCAGCCTGCCCGGACTCGGCGCCCCGCTatctctccccaccccaaggTCTGCTGGCGGGGGTGAACATCACCAGCCCCACGCCGCTGGTCCGCGGCACGGCGGGCAAAGCGGCGCTGCTGTCGGTGCGCTACGCCAGCGCAAGCGCCGACAAGCCGGTGGTCAAGTGGCAGCTGAAGCGTGACAAACCCGTCACCGTCGTCCAGTCCATCGGCACCGAGATCATCGGCAACCTACGGCCCGATTACCGTGACCGCATCTGGGTGCTGGAGAACGGCTCGTTGCTCATCAGCCCCTTGCAGTTGGCCGATGAAGGCACTTACGAGGTGGAGGTGTCCATCACCGATGACACCTTCACCGGCGAGAAGACCATCAACCTCACTGTGGACAGTAAGCGCAAGAAGGACGTCCAGTGGAGATTGGGTTCTCCAGGGGATGTCTTCCCCGACCGCTTTTTGGGAGGGCTTTCTGCAACTGGGAGGTGGTTTCTGGGGTTCCACCACCCCATGCAGCCAAGCTACATCCCCGGTGGGGTTTTCATGTCCCCCTTCCCGTCCCCTGGGCCCACCCATCCCCCGAGACATGGCGTCACCGTGGTTCCCCCACTCGTCTGCAGTCCCCATCTCGAAGCCGCAAGTGCTGGTGGCCTCCTCGACGGTGCTGGAGCTCAGCGAGTTCTTCACCCTCAACTGTTCGCACGAGAATGGCACCAAGCCCACCTACACCTGGCTGAAGGATGGGCGGCCGCTGAGCAACGACTCCcgcctgctcctctcccccgACCAGAAGATCCTCACCATCACCCGCGTCCTCATGGCTGACGACGATGTCTACAGCTGCCTAGTGGAAAACCCCATCAGCCACGGCCGCAGCATCCCTGTGAAGCTCACCGTCTACCGTAAGCCACCCGTTCCCCCCTCCCACACCCCGGGGGCTGGCCATCCCTTGTCGACGCTCCCAGCTAAAGTTTTGGGGGGGTCGTCCCCCCTCATTGCTCTCCTCCAGGCCGGAGCTCCCTCTACATCATCCTCTCCACGGGTGGCATCTTCCTTCTTGTCACCCTGGTGACTGTGTGCGCCTGCTGGAAACCCTCCAAGAAGTACGGCTGGGGGTAACGCAGGAGCCAAAGGGGGTTCCTCCTATCCTGTCCCACCTTGTCCCATCCTGTCTTgacccatcccatcccatcctggTTCATCTCTTCCCATCCTATCTTGTTCTGTCACATCACATCACATCCCATCACACCttatcccatcccatcccatcccatcccatcccatcccatcccatcctgtcTTGACCTTTCCCATCCCAACCCATCTTATCTTGTCCCATCTTGCCTCATCCTGTTTAGTCTCGCCTCACCTCGcctcgtctcgtctcgtctcgtctcatctcatctcatctcatctcgTCTCATCATCtcatccatcccatcccatcccatcccaacccatcccatcccatcctgccTTCATCCATCTCTCCTGTCCCATCCCATTCTATCTCATCCCATCTCATCTCACCTCATCTCattccatcccatcccatcccatcccatcccatcccatcccatcccatcccatcccacccccccccatcccatcccatcttggCCCATCCCGTCCTGTCctatcccatcccatcccatcccatcccatcccatcccaccccaccccaccccatcccatcttggcccatcccatcccatcccatcccatcccatcccatcccatcccatctctcCCTCACCGCAGCACGGGGCCCTTCCCCGGCTGAGCCACAGGCagcccccccgctgcccccaccATGGTGCCGGTGCTGCCCCATCCCCTGTTCCTTCCCCAGGGAGAAGCGGCAAGCGGAGACACAACCAGCCTCCGAATACGCCGAGCAGGACGAGGAGCGCCTGAAGCACGAGGGTGAGTGCCGGCCCCGGTGCGGTGGCGGCGGGTTGGGGAACGCCGATGCCGCCGGCGCGGTAAGCAACGCCTTGCCTCCACGCAGCCGAGGGCATCCCGCGGAGCGGCGAGCACGAGCGCAAAAACCCGGTGGCCTTGTACATCCTCAAGGACAAGGTGAGCGGCCGGTAGCGCGCCGGCTTTGCGTCGTGGTGCCGGGTCCTGTACCCTTCGCACGCTTGTCTACGCTTGGCTTTTGGCAGGAGTCGCCGGAGGCAGAGGAGGATTCACCACCCGAACCCCGTGGCACGGTTGAACTGGGTTATACCAGCTCGCCGGTACCGGCAGCCGGTCGCTCACCGGGACCGGTGGGGCGTGCGACTCGTCGTTACCATCGCTCACCGGCTCGCTCGCCCGCCTCAACGCGGACGCATAGGTCACCGCCGGGTTCACCAGCGCGTTCCCGCGGTGCCCCGCGGCTGCTGCGGACTGCCGGCGTCCACGTCATccgggagcaggaggaggccaATGCCGTGGAGATCAGCGCCTGAGCGGGGGGGACATGTGCGCGCTTCGGCAGCGGCAAGCGAGCGGGGACACCGTcacggccccgctcccgccacTGGGCATCGTTCGGCTGGGCGTAAAGTCACTAATTTGCTATTGATCCCACCCGGAGCTCCCCTCTTCCGTCCCTCGCCTTCCTGGGGCGCCTCTTTAATGGCTTTCTTGCCGGGATGAGCGTGCAGGGAGCGTGCGGAAAGCACGCACGCTTGCCGGGAGCATGCAGGAGAGAGTGTGCAAGAGGGCATGCGCAGAGTGTGCGGAGAGAGCATGCACGGAGCGTGCAAGAGGGCATGCATGCAGTGCGCAGAGAGAGCGTGCACAGAGCTTGCAAGAGGGCATTCACGGAGCACGCAGCAAGCGTGCAGAGAGAGCGTGCACACAGCGTGCAGAGAGAGCAATTACAGAGTGTCCAAGAGGGCGTGCAGACAGTGCGCAGAGAGAGCATGCACGGAGCGTGCAAGAGGGCATGCATGGAGCGTGCACATAGAGCGTGCAGATAGAGCGTGCACGGAGCGTGCAAGAGGATATGTATGGAACATGTAGACAGCGCGTGCACAGAGGTAGCGTGCGGGGAGCATGCAGAGAGCATGCACAGAGCGAACAGAGAGGGTGTGCACAGACCATGCAAGAGGGCATGTGCGCAGCGTGCAGAGAGAGTGTGCGCAGCGTGTGCAGGGATGTCACGCAGAGAGCGTGCAGAGAGAGCGTGCACGAAATGTGCGGAGAGAGCACGCACAGAGTGTGCAGACAGAGCATGCACCGAGCATGCAAGAGGACACGCACAGGGCACGTGGACAGAGCTTGCCCGGAGCATGCAGGGAGAGCGCGTACAAAGGGTGCAAGAGGGCATGCACGAGGGTGTGCAGAGAGAGCGCACACACAGTGTGCAAAGAGAGCGTGCACAGAGCGTGCAAGAGAGAGCATGTGgagcacacaaagaaaacatgcacagaGCGTGCAGAGAGAGCACGCACAGTGTGCAGCTAGGACTGCATGGATTGCATGGAGAGCGTGCACATGGAGAATGTGGAGAAAGCGTGCACGGAGCGTGCAGAGAGCGTGCATGGAACGTGCAGGTAAGACTGTGCGTGGCATTTGCGAGAGAGTGTGCCAGCTTCTAGAGTGCTCTCCGAGTGTGCGTGGAGTGTGCAGAGAGCACGAGCGTGCAGAGAGTCTGTGCAGAGCGTGCACAGAGCGTGTGGAGAGAGCGTGCGTGCAGTGTTTGCAGAAAGCGTGCACGGAGCATGCAGGGAGACCGTGCACGGAGTGTGAGAAAAGAGCATACGTTAAGGTTGCAAGAGGGCACGCACAGAGCGTGCGAAGAGAGCTTGCACGCAGCGTTTGCATAGGGGGTGCACGGAGCGTGCAGAGAGAGCACACGTGGAGCATGCAGCGAGCGTGCAAAGAGCATGAGAAGAGACGGTGTGTGCAGTGCTTGCAGAGGGCATGCACAGAGCACGCGGAAGGAGCGTGCACGGAGCTTGTGAAAGGAGCATACACGAAGCGCGCAGCTAAGACCATGCACGGAGCGTGCACAAGCGTGCGGGGAGCGCGCGCACAGCACGCCGAGCGAGCACACCCGCACCCGGTGCGTGCAAGagcgccgcgcccgcccgccgcaaCGCACAGACCCGCGCACGCAGGCGCCCAGCACTGCACGGAGCGGGGGGCACCTTAGCATGCAAGCTCGCCCAAGCGCACGCGCACGCAGGAGGCCTAAACGGggggctccctcctcccccccagctccccagctgcaccGTCCCCTAAACGTGGGCTCGAAGCCCCAGCCCGAGCGCCGCCCCTCCGCCGCACCTCgattttctgtgaaaatccCCCGGTTTTGGGGCGCGCACCGTCGCCTCTTCCCCAGGCCTTCCCGGGAAATAGGTTTAGGATGAAAACCGGAGAGCGGCCGGCCAAGCGAGCCGGGCCCCGGGGCACCCGGGGTGGGTGCCGGCGCGCCCCGGGGTGCTTGAGGTGCGCTACTAACCAATAAACTAAACGTACTACCCGGCCGGTGGCGGCACCCTTGGGTGTCTTTGTGGGACGGGGTGcccccctggggtgggggggacgtGAGAGGTGCGTGGCAGCTGAGAACAGACGAGCTTGACGCACCTGGCCGGCACCCAAATGTAAGCTTGCAGAGCGTGGGAGACCCTGGACCGTTCACTCTGGTCCCTACTGATGGCGCTCCCAGCCAAGAGCTTGTTTCTTCTTAATTCGTCTTCTTCTGAAcatggctggggggggaggaggggggcaaATTTATTCTGGTTGATTAAATTCGTTAAACACCGgcatccccagccccgctgcttCTGGGTGCTGCCGGTGCCACCGTGCCCGGGGGGCTCCCGCCGCCGTGGCTTGGCTGAGCTCTTTGTGTGTCCGTCCCTGCCGCCGTCACTTCCCGGCCCCCACGTCCGGCTATTGTCCCCCCCCAtccggagccggagccggccCCGGTGCTGGCGGGGAGGGACCGGGATTTAGGGAGGAAGCGGGAAGGCTGGCCGGGGCCAGCATGGCGGGCGGCTGGGCGATGGCGCTGGGCCTGGGGCTCTGCCTCACCGCGCTGCGCCGGGGAGGTGAGCGCGgcccccgggggggggtgggggggcaaaatacccttaactctgcccccaccccctcaCCGGGGCTGAGACCGTGCCCGCTCGGTGCGCCCACCGGCCTCCATGTCACCCCACAGGCTGCCACCCCCCCAGCGCAGCCACGGCACCCCAAACCGCAGCTGGTAAGGACACCCCGTGGGGACGATGcgggtggggggaccccaaaaaagtcctgtccccccccccacccatgATGTCCCCTCCCCACCGCAGCACTGCGGGACAATTTCCGCCTGCAGCCGGGCGATTTGGTGGCCGTGGCGGGGCAAGCGTTGGAGCTGGATTGCGTGCCACCCTCGGGGCACCCCGAACCCCGCGTCACCTGGAAGAAGGATGGGGTGACCTTGGACTTGACCGGTGACCGGTACGTGGTCACCAATGGGAAGTTGCGGGTGGCACCGGCGCGACGGAGCGACTCCGGGCTCTACGTCTGCGTGGCAGCCAACGCGGCGGGCGAGAGGGAGAGCCGGGGCGCCCATGTCTCCATCCTGGGTAAGCCGAGGGTCTCCCATGGGTGGTGGACATGTCACGCCTTGGTGCTACATCCTTGATGTCCTCTTGCAGAGAAGCCGACCATCGTGCGGCGCCCGAGCGATGCCGTG of the Ciconia boyciana chromosome 20, ASM3463844v1, whole genome shotgun sequence genome contains:
- the HEPACAM gene encoding hepatic and glial cell adhesion molecule, encoding MWGAPAAPRGHPAPPCLLPVTWLLALHAGLLAGVNITSPTPLVRGTAGKAALLSVRYASASADKPVVKWQLKRDKPVTVVQSIGTEIIGNLRPDYRDRIWVLENGSLLISPLQLADEGTYEVEVSITDDTFTGEKTINLTVDIPISKPQVLVASSTVLELSEFFTLNCSHENGTKPTYTWLKDGRPLSNDSRLLLSPDQKILTITRVLMADDDVYSCLVENPISHGRSIPVKLTVYRRSSLYIILSTGGIFLLVTLVTVCACWKPSKKEKRQAETQPASEYAEQDEERLKHEAEGIPRSGEHERKNPVALYILKDKESPEAEEDSPPEPRGTVELGYTSSPVPAAGRSPGPVGRATRRYHRSPARSPASTRTHRSPPGSPARSRGAPRLLRTAGVHVIREQEEANAVEISA